GTGGACGCTCGCCTACACGTTACAGACAGGTCTCGAATTGGGCTCGCAATACACCATCAAGGGTTATCCGACGGGATCCAACAGCGCAACCGGGCTTCCGTGGGCTCCCGCGACAGATGGTTTGCGCAACCTGACCGGGCACGTCGACGATGATGGCACGGCGACGATCTGGGCGATCACGTCGACCGTCAGCGGCAATGGTGATGTGGGTGCCGATCCGAACCGGCTCGTGGCGATCCGCGATGTCGTAAAGAACGCCAAGTCATCGGGAGCCACGCACGAGAAGTTCGTGACGCTGCGCACCGCGGGGTTTGCTGAAGTATTGCGAGGTGTTTCGTTTGCACCGGGATCGGATTCCGGACGCCCGTTCCACCAGTAAGCAACATCGGGCGCTTGCGTGCGAGCGCCCAAATAGACTTTGCTTTAACGCCTTTACTGATTTTGGTTGGATTCCGGAGAAGGCTGCCTACCTGCGGTCCGGATGACGCGCGACTGATGACTTCCCCGGCCTCGATGTTCAGTCAGGACGGCGGGCGCGCCATGCAGGACGGCAGTCCATCCGTGTCGGGACCAGCGTAAATCCAACGGACGTCTTGTCTCTGACAACGGCAAATGCCCTTCGATAAGCCCGATCAGGGTTTCTCTCGGATATCCATTCATATCCATGACTCCGCCGCCGAGCAGGATGGTGGCAGGCGACACCATGGCTGCAGCCATACCAACCGCCATCGCCTGATGACGGATGAAGCGCGAAAGGTCGTCCGCTAACGAAGCGCTGTACGCGGATGCAAGGAAGATGCTGTCGATAGGTACGCCATGGCGCGCGGCGATGGCTTGCAAGGCTCGCCCAGATGCATGGGCCTCGAGGCAGTCCGGTCGCATGCCCTCGGGAACCGGGCCTTCCGCCAGAAACGGCATCAGACCGATCTCGAGTGCCCATCCGCTGCCCCGGAATGGTTTGCCGTCGATCATGAAGGCTGCACCGACTCCCGTACCGAAGAAAACTCCGAGTACATGATCGGCGTCCTGGACGACCCCGGCGCGCATTTCACCCATCAGCGCCAATACCGCATCGCGCTCGAGCAGGACCGTGCAACCCGCCCGTCGCCCAAGTTCGTCCCCAAGCCGCCGACCGTCGAGGCTTCTGATGTTTGCGGCGTGCAGAACACGATCACCGTCCGTGTCGATGAAGCCCGGTATAGCTATGACAATCGTCTGCGGCGTGATGGCAGTTTCCGCGACGACATCCTCGACCATCAGCGCGAGTGCCCGAATGGGGTCGCCGGCTCTGAGTGCATCCGTCGAAAAGAGCTTGCGGAAATCCAGCGGCTGACTGTTGCAGGAATAACCGAACTTGATGTTTGTCCCGCCAACATCGATCACTAGAATGGGCTCACCGACAGGTGTCTGCAGATTTTCCATTGATCGTGTCATGACTGATTCCGCATGGGTGTCAGGAATTCGCGCAGCGCCCGTTTAAAGTCGGCAACGTAGTCGCTGTGGCTCTCTGTTTTCGAGGTGATGACCGTGAGCGTCGAGTCCGAAATCAGTTCGGCCAGCGCTTCTGCCGTTTCGACAGGGTGAACGTAGTCCTGGCGGTTGGCGATGACCAGTGTCGGCAGGCTCAGCTTGCTGAAGTCTCCGCGCTGGAGGCCCGGACCTTGTGCAGGGATGCGGCTGAGCAACGCAATGGTGGATTGCGGATTCGGTCGCCGGAAAAATCCGCGCATCGATGCGGCGTTATCGGGCGATACCGCTTCGACTTCTCGCAACCGCGCGCATGCTTCAAGACGCGCCGCTCCCTCGTCGGCTCCGTGCGCCGCAAGCAGTTCGGCCACATCGCGATAGATCTGGAGTTGCGCAGGACCGTCCCTGTCGACCCACGCCGGACGCGCAGCGATCAATGCAGATGCGCGCTCAGGATGCATCGCAGCGATGCGCAATGCGATGGCCGCGCCGAGCGAGATGCCTCCCACGACGGCGTGTTCGATACCTAGATGATCGAGAAGAAGCACGGCATCGTCGGCAAACTGCGCGATCGATAACACCGTTGGGTCCCCCAGCGCGGAGAGCCCGTGACCGCGGCATTCGAGCGTGATGCGACGAATGCCGTCGATCGCAGGGAACACTTCAGCCGGTTGCTTGCGATCCGCGCCCAGTCCGTGCTGCCACAATACCGGCATGCCCTCGCCTTCATCCACGAAAGCGAGCCGGCATCCATCCGGCGTCTCAAAGTAGCCATCACTCATGACGCTTGGCTCCGGATGATCGACGTGAGATACGCCGCGACGCCAGGCGCTTCTGACTCTTCGAAATTGTGTCCGACCAGCGGCCCGTCGTAACCGACCGATTTCATCCGTGCAACAAATGCAGGAAGATCGACTGCGCCCTTGCCCGCGGGCACGACGACACCATGACGATCGATGTCCTTGGCATGCACGAGAAACAGGCTGCCACCGAGAAGTTCTGCCGCCTCCGCGACGATCTCGGCTTGTCGGGGCTGCGCCTCGGGTGGAAGGAGATTTGCCGCATCGAGCACAATGCCGAGACGCTTCGAGCCCGTTTCATCGAGTATCTTGCGGGCGAGCCTCGCGTCTGCAATGACATTGCCCGGCTCCGGTTCGATACCGAGGACGAGATTGAACTCCTCGGCCAGCGAAAGCGCGAAATCAAGCTCACCACGAAGCGCGCTCCACGCCTCGCCCGAACCATTGTCCGGATGCGCGCGCCACATGTTCGAGGTATCGCGCGAACCTGTACACAGGGTCACCAGCGAAACGTCCATGTCGTGCGCGACGCGCATCACATTTTCGAACCCGCGCCTGTCACGCTTTCGCTGTGCCATGTCAGGATGCGCCATGTTGTAGGTGCCGGATAGCGCACACAGCGCAAGGCCCGCCTCTCTGGCGGCTTTCGCGATACTTTTGCCAATGCCGGACGGAAACGTTTCGGGCAGCGCGGCAAGCCCTGCACAGGACAGGTTGAACTGTACGGCGGAGAACCCGTCAGCGCGAATCCGTGCGAACAGATCGCCTGGATACTTCGCAGCATAGGTGCGGGCAAATACGCCTGGCGTCATCACAGCGCGCCTCCGACCTGGGCAAGCTCGATGGGTCGTCCGCTACGCACCGACTGTGCGATCGCGACCATGGCGCGGATCGAAGCGACACCATCGTCGACGTCAGCGCCTCGCATGGCGACGCCCTTTAGCACGCTATCCGCAAATCCCTCGACCTGGCGACGATAGAAATGTCCATCCGCCCCCAGCACACGGGTTGTGGTGGCATTACGCTCGTGGAAAACCTCCACGTCACTCGACTTGTAGTACCAGGGGTTATAGATCCTCGCCGTCACGCTGCCGTGTTCGCCGTAGACCTGAAATCCTTCGTGCCAGTCCATTCGCACCGCGATGGTCAGATCGAGGTGTCCCAATGTGCCGTTTTCGAAATCGACGTCCACGAACCAGCAATGCGCACCGAACTTCTCTCTTAGCCGCGCATCGACCGAGCGAATCGGGCCGCCGAGGTATCGCGCGAGATCAACGAGATGGCTGCCGTGCGCCAGCATGAAATACCGTTGCCTGTCGGCCTTCGGGTCGCCTTGCGGACGCAGCACGCGCGTGCCTTGACGAGGCTTCGGCTGAATTGCGTCCGTGTTGGTGTAGCGATGCGTCGAATCGCAATACCATGCCTTGAGCGCAAGCATCTCGCCCATTTCATCCTGCACGAATGCCTTTGCAGATTCGATGCCGGGATCGAAGCGCAGCATGTGACCTATTTGCAGAACCTTGCCCGAGCGCCGTACTACAAGCGCAAGCTGCTCCACCTCTTCGACCGAAACGCCGATGGGTTTCTCGCACAGAACATGCTTGCCCGCCGCGAGAGCCTTGAGCGAAGCGGGCACATGAAAGGCATCCGACGTTCCGATGACGACAGCCTCGACATCGGGGTCCGCGAGCATCTCGTCATAGTCGAGGTAGATTTTTTGCGCGTCGTAGAACTGGCCGAAATGTCTGGCCAGACCTTCGTCGACATCGCACACTGCAAAGAGGTTTGCGTTCTGCGCCTTCTGTACGGACTCGAAATGCGCAAACTGGGAGATCGGCCCACAACCGAGAATGCCGATACGCAATTGCCTTTCATCTTTCTTCACTGATTTCTCCATCTGTTTCGCAAGAAGGCCGTTGGGAGCCCACGCGCAACGTGCTAGTTGCGCTCGCCCCGATTCTTCAACTGGTCGAGCAGCACCGCGGCAAGCAGAATGGCGCCGCGCACGAGGTACTGATAGAAGGCGTCGATATTCAGCAGGTTCATGACGTTCTCGACCGTTCCCATGATGAGCACGCCAACCACGACGCCTGAGATCGATGCTCGTCCTCCGAGCAGTGAAACGCCGCCGAGTACGCATGCCGAGATCACGTTGAGTTCGAATCCTTCACCCGCATTGGGTTGCCCTGACGTGATACGCGATGCGAGGATCACGCCCGCCAGAGCCGTCACAGCGCCTTGCACGAGAAAGATGGTCACTCGCACGAGGTCCACGTTGATGCCTGCAAGCCGGGACGCTTCGGGATTTCCGCCGATCGCCAGCGTGTTGCGGCCATAGACGGTGTTGTTGAGCATCACGCCGAATACGACGAAGCACACCAGCGTGACCCAGATGGGCAGTGACACGCCGAACAGGGTCAGGCTGCCGAATGCGATGAAGCCTTCGGAGGACACACCGACCGCCTGTCCATGGGACACGATGAACGCCAGCCCACGGACGATTTCCATTGTCGCGAGTGTGGTGATCAGCGGATTGATGCGCAGGTATGCAATCACCGCGCCGTTGACGAAGCCAATCGCGCAACCTGCTGCAACAGCTGCGGTGACCGCGATCACCGCGCTGCCGGTGGCGTTCAGCACCATCGCGCACAGCACGCCTGAAAAGGCCACGGTGGAACCCACTGACAGATCGAAGTCGCGCGCCGCCAGGCAGAACATCATCGTGCAAGCCACCATGCCGATCTGTGAAATGGACAGCGCGAGTCCCAGCATGTTGTCGAGCGAAAAGAAATGGTCGACGCTGAATGACATCGCAGCGAACATCGCGATGAAGATCAGGACAAGACTGTATTCGGCAAATGATTCGCGCCATCTAAAGGGAAATGCGTCCGTCGACAGTTCACGCGCGCCTGATGCACGGGCTACTGCCAGTTGATCGTCCGTTTGCACATCTGTCTCCTTATCAATGTGGGATGTCAGGCAGCGCGAGAGAAAGCACGCTCTGTTCCGTCGCTCTCTCGCGATCGAGTTCGCCCGCAATACGCCCTTCACGCATCACGACGACGCGGTCGGCAATGCCGAGTACTTCCGGCAGTTCAGAAGACACCACCACAATCGCGCAGCCCCGTTCGGCGAGTTCGTAGATGACGTTGTAGATCTCGTGCTTGGCGCCGATATCGATGCCACGTGTCGGCTCGTCGAGAATCACCACCCGCACGTCGGGCTCGGCAAGCCAGCGCGCGAGAATCGCCTTTTGCTGATTACCGCCCGACAGAAACCGGATCTTCTGGCGGCGGCTCGGGGTCTTGATCTGTAGCTGCCGGATGAATGCGTCGGCTACCTGTGCTTCCCGTTTCCGGTTCAAAAATACCCCGCCACGCGACGAATGCCGGCGACAACTGATGTTGATGTTGTCCGACACGCTCGCCATCGCGACGATGCCATCTTCCTTGCGGTCTTCCGGGCACAGCACAATCCCGTGCCGGATAGCCGAGCGCGGACCGTCGACGCGAATAGCACGACCGTCGAGGGTGATCTCACCCAGTTCCTTCTTCCTCGCGCCATACACGAGATGCATCAGTTCGCTGCGTCCCGCACCTACCAGCCCGAAGAAGCCGACGATCTCGCCCTTGCGGACTTCGAACGTCGCAGGCGCCGCGAGCGGTTTGCCCATCACTGCCCTGGCTGACAGTCTCACCTCGCCGACAGGTCGCTTCCTGTAGCGATAAATGTCGGCGATGTCGCGCCCCACCATCTCTCTTACAAGCGTCGGACGCGGCAGATCCTTGAGCCCGGCGTGGGATGCGATCATTTTTCCGTCGCGAAACACGGTGCATGCGTCGCACAGTTCGTAGATTTCGTTCATCCGGTGGGAGATATAAATCAATGCGCGCTGTTCCTGTCGCAGTTGCCTGACGAGCCTGAAAAGCACTTCCGTTTCCGTATGCGAGAGCGAGCTTGTCGGTTCGTCGAGCGCGATGACTTGTGCATTGCGCATCAACGCCTTGCAGATTTCGACCATCTGACGCTGCGCAATGGACAGCTTGCGCAGATTGATCGCGGGATCGAGATCGACGCCCATTGCGGCGAGGCGCTCTCGTGCAACCGAAACCGCGCGTGACTTGCTGAACCAGCCGCCTGTAACTGGCAACCGCCCTAGCAAAAGGTTCTCCGCGACGCTGAGATCGGGGACATATTGAAGCTCCTGGTGTATGACGGCGACGCCTCCCTCGATCGATGCGGCCGCGTTCGGGAATCGCACTTCCTTTCCATCGATCAGCATCCTCCCGGCATCAGGCTGATATTCGCCGCCGAGTATCTTCAACAGCGTCGACTTTCCTGCGCCGTTCTCTCCCATCAGGCCGTGAACTTCGCCCGCGCGAACCTCGAACGACACACCGGAGAGAGCGCGCACGCCGGGAAAGACCTTCGACACATTTTCAAAGCGCAGGAACGACACGTTGCCTCCAGCAGGTATGAATCGATGTAAGTACCGACAAGCGGTGCAGCACACTGGCTGTCACCGCCAGATTCATTTGCTCACGACGAGGCCCATTTTTTCCCGTACCTGATTCACATCGTCGCGGGTCGCGAGCATGCCCGTCGTCAGGGTGAGCAACGGCGGCTCTTTGCCCGTCTTGATCCACTCGTAGACAAGCGTGGAGGTCTCCGCGCCGTGCCGCTTCGGGCTGATGATCACCGTGCCGAAGAATCCCGTCGGCTGCGGCTTCTTGAATTCGTTGAGCGCGGACTCCGATCCGCCCACGCCGACACCGACCATGTTCCCGGCCCTGAATCCGCGTCCCTCGGCGGCCCGCACGGCGCCGAGCACGGACTCGTCATTCAGGCCGAACGCAACCCAATGCTTGAACTGCGGATTCTTGGTGAGCGCGATATTCGCGGCATTGAAGCCATTTTCGGTATCGGGATGATTCATCGGCGCGTTGATGACGTTCGCGCGAGGCAATCCCGCGGCAACCAGTGCATCGGCTGCTGCAGCCGTGCGATCGTGCGAAGTCGGGAGCTGGTCGTAGCTCACGTCAATAGCGCCCACATCCTTCATCGCCCACCCGCGCCGCTTCACTTCCGACGCAATGCTCTCGCCCGCCTGCCTTCCAATCTCCGACGCCGAGATGCCCATGTAAGGCACCGACGCAATCGGCCTGCCCGTGCCGTCGACCAGACGGTCGTCAACCGTCATCATCTTCAGTCCATCTGCTTTCGCCTTCGCGACGATGCCTGGCCCCAGCTTCACGTCGGGCGTGCAGATGACGAACCCTTGCGCCTTCTGCGCCGCGAGATTGTCGATTGCGCTCATCACCTTTTCGCCCGATGGCGCCGCGATCTTGACCAGCGTAAAGCCCTTCTCGCGCGCAGCCATTTCGGCGAACTTCCATTCGTCCTGAAACCATGGCTCTTCGGGTTGCTTTACCAGAAAGCCGATCTTGACCGGCTCATCCGCACGGGATTGAATTGAACCAAGTAGTAATCCTAAACTTAGTGGAATCAGGCACGTCAGCTTCGCGATGTTCATGGTTGTCTCCTTCCAGCTCTGTATGATCTGCGTCTTGACCGCGTGTGTTGATCGGTCTGCGCGTCGCGGCCATCGCGCATCCTCTTTCACGCAGACGCCGCCTTGACGGCGTCTGCGCATCCTGTGTCACACAGCCGTCCAGCCTCCATCGATCTTCAGCGTTGCACCCGTAATCAGCGCAGCCGCGTTCGATGCGAGAAACACCACCGGCTCAGCCACGTTCTCCGGTTCGCCAATCTTTCGCAGCGGAATTCGCGCCAGCAAAGAATTGAGCGATGCTTCGTTCTCGAGCCAGCCTTTGGTGCTGTCAGTGCGGATGAATGTCGGCGCGACCGCATTCACGCGAATGTGATGCGGTGCCCATTCGACGGCGAGGCACTGCGTCATATGGATCATCGCGGCTTTCGTCATGCAGTAGATCGACTCGCCGTCGAGAGCAACAAGGCCCGCCTGCGAAGCGATATTGATGATCGATCCGCGCTCACGCGCCGCCATCGTGCGTGCAGCAGCCTGGGACGCAAAGAATGCGCCTTTGACGTTCAGGTCGAACATCGCGTCGTAGTCGTCGGCCTTGACTTGTATGGCGGGCGCCGGCCGGCTGTGACCCGCGTTATTGACCAGAACGGACAATGGACCGAGTTCGGTCTCCACCTGCGCGACCGCCTGTTCAATCGATTCAAGCGACAGCATGTCCATGTGTACCGCGATCGCATTGATGCCACCGTCGCGCAACGCGTTCGCGAGTTCCGCGCCGGCCCGCACGTCGCGACAGCCGAGCGCGACAGCGGCGCCCGCTTCGCCGAGTGCCCTGGCGCACGCATAGCCGATTCCTCGTGTCGCTCCCGTGACGAGCGCTATTTCCCCATTCAATGCAAAGGGGTTGGCTGGACTATCAGACATAGTTCTCTCTACCTTGATCAAGCAGCGGGATTCATTTCCGCGTCGACTACACATTCAGCACGTTTTCCAGCCAGCCGCGCAGCGCCGGGGTGCATACGATCACCTGATTGCCCTGCGTGAGACATGCCTGCGTCAGGAAATCGTTGACCCATCCGCCCGCTTCTTCGACGAGCAGTACAGCGGCCGCCGCGTCCCATGAGTTGATGTGCAATTCACAATAGGCATCCTGCCGCCCCATCGCCACATAAGCGATTCCGAGCGCGCCTGATCCGCGTCGCTTCACTCCTGCACCAAGCGCATGCAACTTCTCGAGCACCTTTGCGGATCGTTCGAACGGGACGCGCGACGACCAGCCGAGTTCGACAACCGACTGCCGGATATCCGTAATCGCGCTGACCTTGATGGGTTGTCCATTCACCGTGGCGCCATGCCCTCTGTGCGCCGCGAACAGTTCGTCGGACATGGGGTCGTACAGGACACCGATTTCCGTCTTGCCGCGAAGGACAAACGCAATCGACACGCAGAAATACGGCACGCCGCGCGCGAAATCGGCCGTCCCGTCGATCGGATCGACGATCCAGACGCTATCGCCTACTTCGCCGCCGCTCTCTTCGCCGAAGAAGGCGTCATCCGGAAACAATGCCGCGAGTCGCGCGGCGATCAGTCTCTCGACTTCTCCGTCCGTTTCGGTCAGATAGTCCTGAGGGCCTTTGAACTTGAAGTTCAATGCATCGTCGCGAGCGAGGAAACGCGTGCGTATCAATTGCCCCGCCTCTCTGGCGATCGCACACGCAACCGAAAATCGCAGATTCATCAACACATCAGTCATGAAGTCCTCCATTGAACAGGCATGCTGTTTCGCACTCACGCTCATACAGGCAAGGTGCCTTTACGCAGCAGCATATTCCCGTACACGCGCGTTTCGCCAGTCACGACGATGGCCACAGCCTTCGATGCGCGCGCCTTGAACTCGGCCGGCGGCAACGAATCGACTTCGAGATGCGGCGCGTGTGCCTTCGCAACTGAAATGAAGTCGCTCATTACCGGCAGGATTTCCGCCGGCTTGTCGCGCACCTCCATGCGCGTGACCGTCTGTGCGCCCTTGTCCAGCGGTAACACGGAGAGAATCGCGTCCATCACGCGCGGACCGTCGGCTGCGTCCTGCCGGATGAGTTGCGGACCGGCGCTCAACGCCGGGTAGTTGCGATCGACGATGGCAATGTCCTCGCCATGGCCCATTGCGCGCAGCACCGAAAGCAGTTCCGGGCCGAGAAGCGGGTCGATATTCCTGAGCATAGTTTCACCAGTCAAAGGTTGGGTTGGACGGAAAGCGTCGTTTGCAGTCGAAGGCGTGATTGCGGGCCACTCGATATCGCGACGACCATGCGCGACGCCGAGCGCATTGGCCCCGATCCGCGCCGCGGGGACGGCAACCCTCGCTATGCGTGCTTCCGATGGCCAGCGAACGTCAGCCTCGTTTCGTTTGCGTTGGACAAAATGCGCGATGGCAATGCTGTGCCCCATCTCAATCCTCCCCTCCGACAGAAGCGTCGATGCATTCCGTTTGTTTGTAGTTTAAACAAACTAAAAGAGAGATACAGCGGGGTTTACACGCTGAATTTTGACTATAGGATGCATTTGAACATCATCTGGAATGCATCTAGAATGCAGAATAATCACAGGAACCCGCCGATGAAGCCACCCAGATCGCTTCGCTCTGCCATTGACGAAATCGAAGCCAGTACGAAGGCAGCCAGGCTGCGCAGCGTCCTGCCCGAAATCGAGCAGCGCCTCACTGCTGGCGCGCGCATTGCCGACATCGTGCAGGCGTTGAACGAGAATGGGCTAGCCATCACGACGGCGACGTTGAAAAGCTACCTGTACAGGTTTCGAAAAGCCGCCCGGGAACAGGCACTCGATAACCGGCCAACGCATCCAGCGCCCCCTCCTGATGCGTCTACGGATAGGCCGTTGCCTCCGCACGAGCACGCAATACCTTCCGGGAGCACGGCGCAGGAAACCACCACGACGACCCCCATGCTGCTGCGTCACATCAACACGGCAAGATGTCTGCGGCAGCTCAGGCGTGGCGCAACGCTAAGTCGGGCGGACCTGTCGCGCGAACTGGGCTTGACGCGCGCCACGATTGGCCATGCCGTCAAGGAACTGATCGACTCCGGACTCGTCGTCGAGACGTCCGACCGTTCCGAGGGTGGCCGGCCGGGCCGGCCAGGTTCAGGGGTGCGCCTGAATCCTCAAGGGGCATACGCGATTGGAATCGATATCTCCAGCCTTACCTTGACAGTTGTACTTGTCGATCTGGGGATGCGAATCGTGCATCGGATCAGCGAATCCGTCGAAACCCACGCCGATGACGTTGATCGCGTGGTCGAGCAGATCGCGAGCCTGCCGGGACGCCTTTTGAAAGAGACAGTCATTGACTCGACCCAGATTCACGGCGTCTGCGTCTCGGTGCCCGGGCTCGTTGACCACAGTGGCCGCGTTGTCGTCGCTCCCTTTCTGCGTTGGCGCGACGTTCCGTTGAAACACATGTTGGCAGCCCACAAAGACATGCCGTGGCCCGTCACGATCTGCAACGACGCAGTCGCCTTTGCAAATGCCGAACGGACCATCGCACGCGAGCAGGATGCGCAAGACATGCTGCTAATCCTGCTCACCGAGGGTCTGGGCGGCGCAATCGTCCAGCGAGGTCAGATACTCGAAGGCGCGCACGGATA
The Paraburkholderia terrae genome window above contains:
- a CDS encoding ROK family protein, which codes for MENLQTPVGEPILVIDVGGTNIKFGYSCNSQPLDFRKLFSTDALRAGDPIRALALMVEDVVAETAITPQTIVIAIPGFIDTDGDRVLHAANIRSLDGRRLGDELGRRAGCTVLLERDAVLALMGEMRAGVVQDADHVLGVFFGTGVGAAFMIDGKPFRGSGWALEIGLMPFLAEGPVPEGMRPDCLEAHASGRALQAIAARHGVPIDSIFLASAYSASLADDLSRFIRHQAMAVGMAAAMVSPATILLGGGVMDMNGYPRETLIGLIEGHLPLSETRRPLDLRWSRHGWTAVLHGAPAVLTEHRGRGSHQSRVIRTAGRQPSPESNQNQ
- a CDS encoding alpha/beta fold hydrolase → MSDGYFETPDGCRLAFVDEGEGMPVLWQHGLGADRKQPAEVFPAIDGIRRITLECRGHGLSALGDPTVLSIAQFADDAVLLLDHLGIEHAVVGGISLGAAIALRIAAMHPERASALIAARPAWVDRDGPAQLQIYRDVAELLAAHGADEGAARLEACARLREVEAVSPDNAASMRGFFRRPNPQSTIALLSRIPAQGPGLQRGDFSKLSLPTLVIANRQDYVHPVETAEALAELISDSTLTVITSKTESHSDYVADFKRALREFLTPMRNQS
- a CDS encoding sugar phosphate isomerase/epimerase family protein, which codes for MTPGVFARTYAAKYPGDLFARIRADGFSAVQFNLSCAGLAALPETFPSGIGKSIAKAAREAGLALCALSGTYNMAHPDMAQRKRDRRGFENVMRVAHDMDVSLVTLCTGSRDTSNMWRAHPDNGSGEAWSALRGELDFALSLAEEFNLVLGIEPEPGNVIADARLARKILDETGSKRLGIVLDAANLLPPEAQPRQAEIVAEAAELLGGSLFLVHAKDIDRHGVVVPAGKGAVDLPAFVARMKSVGYDGPLVGHNFEESEAPGVAAYLTSIIRSQAS
- a CDS encoding Gfo/Idh/MocA family protein, producing the protein MKKDERQLRIGILGCGPISQFAHFESVQKAQNANLFAVCDVDEGLARHFGQFYDAQKIYLDYDEMLADPDVEAVVIGTSDAFHVPASLKALAAGKHVLCEKPIGVSVEEVEQLALVVRRSGKVLQIGHMLRFDPGIESAKAFVQDEMGEMLALKAWYCDSTHRYTNTDAIQPKPRQGTRVLRPQGDPKADRQRYFMLAHGSHLVDLARYLGGPIRSVDARLREKFGAHCWFVDVDFENGTLGHLDLTIAVRMDWHEGFQVYGEHGSVTARIYNPWYYKSSDVEVFHERNATTTRVLGADGHFYRRQVEGFADSVLKGVAMRGADVDDGVASIRAMVAIAQSVRSGRPIELAQVGGAL
- the araH gene encoding L-arabinose ABC transporter permease AraH produces the protein MSTDAFPFRWRESFAEYSLVLIFIAMFAAMSFSVDHFFSLDNMLGLALSISQIGMVACTMMFCLAARDFDLSVGSTVAFSGVLCAMVLNATGSAVIAVTAAVAAGCAIGFVNGAVIAYLRINPLITTLATMEIVRGLAFIVSHGQAVGVSSEGFIAFGSLTLFGVSLPIWVTLVCFVVFGVMLNNTVYGRNTLAIGGNPEASRLAGINVDLVRVTIFLVQGAVTALAGVILASRITSGQPNAGEGFELNVISACVLGGVSLLGGRASISGVVVGVLIMGTVENVMNLLNIDAFYQYLVRGAILLAAVLLDQLKNRGERN
- the araG gene encoding L-arabinose ABC transporter ATP-binding protein AraG, translating into MSFLRFENVSKVFPGVRALSGVSFEVRAGEVHGLMGENGAGKSTLLKILGGEYQPDAGRMLIDGKEVRFPNAAASIEGGVAVIHQELQYVPDLSVAENLLLGRLPVTGGWFSKSRAVSVARERLAAMGVDLDPAINLRKLSIAQRQMVEICKALMRNAQVIALDEPTSSLSHTETEVLFRLVRQLRQEQRALIYISHRMNEIYELCDACTVFRDGKMIASHAGLKDLPRPTLVREMVGRDIADIYRYRKRPVGEVRLSARAVMGKPLAAPATFEVRKGEIVGFFGLVGAGRSELMHLVYGARKKELGEITLDGRAIRVDGPRSAIRHGIVLCPEDRKEDGIVAMASVSDNINISCRRHSSRGGVFLNRKREAQVADAFIRQLQIKTPSRRQKIRFLSGGNQQKAILARWLAEPDVRVVILDEPTRGIDIGAKHEIYNVIYELAERGCAIVVVSSELPEVLGIADRVVVMREGRIAGELDRERATEQSVLSLALPDIPH
- a CDS encoding arabinose ABC transporter substrate-binding protein, coding for MTCLIPLSLGLLLGSIQSRADEPVKIGFLVKQPEEPWFQDEWKFAEMAAREKGFTLVKIAAPSGEKVMSAIDNLAAQKAQGFVICTPDVKLGPGIVAKAKADGLKMMTVDDRLVDGTGRPIASVPYMGISASEIGRQAGESIASEVKRRGWAMKDVGAIDVSYDQLPTSHDRTAAAADALVAAGLPRANVINAPMNHPDTENGFNAANIALTKNPQFKHWVAFGLNDESVLGAVRAAEGRGFRAGNMVGVGVGGSESALNEFKKPQPTGFFGTVIISPKRHGAETSTLVYEWIKTGKEPPLLTLTTGMLATRDDVNQVREKMGLVVSK
- a CDS encoding SDR family NAD(P)-dependent oxidoreductase gives rise to the protein MSDSPANPFALNGEIALVTGATRGIGYACARALGEAGAAVALGCRDVRAGAELANALRDGGINAIAVHMDMLSLESIEQAVAQVETELGPLSVLVNNAGHSRPAPAIQVKADDYDAMFDLNVKGAFFASQAAARTMAARERGSIINIASQAGLVALDGESIYCMTKAAMIHMTQCLAVEWAPHHIRVNAVAPTFIRTDSTKGWLENEASLNSLLARIPLRKIGEPENVAEPVVFLASNAAALITGATLKIDGGWTAV
- a CDS encoding inositol monophosphatase family protein, with product MTDVLMNLRFSVACAIAREAGQLIRTRFLARDDALNFKFKGPQDYLTETDGEVERLIAARLAALFPDDAFFGEESGGEVGDSVWIVDPIDGTADFARGVPYFCVSIAFVLRGKTEIGVLYDPMSDELFAAHRGHGATVNGQPIKVSAITDIRQSVVELGWSSRVPFERSAKVLEKLHALGAGVKRRGSGALGIAYVAMGRQDAYCELHINSWDAAAAVLLVEEAGGWVNDFLTQACLTQGNQVIVCTPALRGWLENVLNV
- a CDS encoding RbsD/FucU family protein, with product MLRNIDPLLGPELLSVLRAMGHGEDIAIVDRNYPALSAGPQLIRQDAADGPRVMDAILSVLPLDKGAQTVTRMEVRDKPAEILPVMSDFISVAKAHAPHLEVDSLPPAEFKARASKAVAIVVTGETRVYGNMLLRKGTLPV
- a CDS encoding ROK family transcriptional regulator translates to MKPPRSLRSAIDEIEASTKAARLRSVLPEIEQRLTAGARIADIVQALNENGLAITTATLKSYLYRFRKAAREQALDNRPTHPAPPPDASTDRPLPPHEHAIPSGSTAQETTTTTPMLLRHINTARCLRQLRRGATLSRADLSRELGLTRATIGHAVKELIDSGLVVETSDRSEGGRPGRPGSGVRLNPQGAYAIGIDISSLTLTVVLVDLGMRIVHRISESVETHADDVDRVVEQIASLPGRLLKETVIDSTQIHGVCVSVPGLVDHSGRVVVAPFLRWRDVPLKHMLAAHKDMPWPVTICNDAVAFANAERTIAREQDAQDMLLILLTEGLGGAIVQRGQILEGAHGYAGELGHMVMGATPAAIGTQTFELLAGYERFRPFLPKDRTLADGLQWLASIGAKAHAPDLEKTFDEWANVLTTGILNLVYLLDPEKIVLGGPLSALFPRVEPKVKKLLAANLLHGFNAPPIYITRLGADGAAIGAASIVRNQLFSLPRLHHD